One Dermatophagoides farinae isolate YC_2012a chromosome 1, ASM2471394v1, whole genome shotgun sequence genomic region harbors:
- the mRpS2 gene encoding mitochondrial ribosomal protein S2, whose translation MIQRLTKGFFSSLCKPRFINWENSNKFLSTQSASLNTTKDGDLNHAYHEKQCQQSLLEKDYFNVNQLINVREMFDSRIYMGHKEGTLNPYMKPYIFGSRLGHLIIDLDQTVNLLQEALNFAAHIAFRNGIILFIHKSASTGHLVEQTAKNCGEYSHCREWKIGTFTDSTTFFEAVTRLPDLVIFISTLNNIFETHPAVKEAAKMMIPTIGVVDTNTDPCSITYPVPGNDDSIQSIKYYCNVFEKAINLGKQKRLECLHHKSASTT comes from the exons ATGATCCAAAGGCTTACAAAAG ggtttttttcatcactttGTAAACCTCGATTCATTAACTGggaaaattcaaacaaattcttAAGTACTCAATCTGCTTCATTAAATACGACAAAAGATGGTGATCTAAATCATGCTTATCACGAAAAACAATGCCAGCAATCATTGCTTGAAAAAGACTATTTTAAtgtaaatcaattgattaatgtCAGAGAAATGTTCGATTCACGTATATATATGGGCCATAAAGAAGGAACCCTTAATCCGTACATGAAACCATACATATTTGGATCACGTCTCGGACATCTGATTATTGATCTGGATCAAACTGTTAATTTACTACAGGAAGCTCTAAATTTTGCCGCTCATATTGCTTTTCGTAATggcattattttattcatacaCAAATCTGCTTCG aCTGGACATCTAGTGGaacaaacagcaaaaaattgTGGTGAATATTCACATTGTCGTGAATGGAAAATCGGTACGTTCACCGATTCGACTACGTTTTTCGAAGCTGTCACTCGATTACCTGATTTGGTCATCTTCATTAGCACATTGAACAATATATTTGAGACTCATCCAGCCGTCAAAGAAGCGGCCAAGATGATGATCCCAACGATCGGTGTGGTCGATACAAATACTGATCCTTGTTCAATAACATATCCAGTACCaggcaatgatgattcaatacaatcaatcaaatattattGCAATGTATTCGAAAAAGCCATCAAtcttggaaaacaaaaacgactCGAATGTCTTCATCATAAATCAGCATCTACAACATag
- the LOC124491499 gene encoding NADH dehydrogenase [ubiquinone] flavoprotein 2, mitochondrial — protein MFRKLWNSFSFCAIKVNRLRWPSSTTTISNIVDNQIILIKKKILNNMLIRLQNLWPKIFQTSTLPMLQARRSLSDALFVHRDMDVDAESFEFTDVNKKRAEAILKNYPIEYRCAAAIPLLDLAQRQYGWLPLKAMNYVADYIGMPRMRVYEVATFYTMFNRTPVGKYHVQVCTTTPCMLRGSEEILEACKEFCKGDPNFTVNEVECAGACVNAPVLSVNDDYYEDLTREDVKHIIGELKAGRKPKPGPTERSGRFSCEPSGGLTSLTAKPYGPGFKVRSDL, from the exons ATGTTTCGTAAATTGTGGaatagtttttctttttgtgcAATAAAGGTGAATCGTCTGCGctggccatcatcaacaacaacaatctccaatattgttgataatcaaatcatactgataaaaaagaaaatcttgaACAATATGTTGATCCGATTGCAGAATTTGTGgccaaaaattttccaaacaTCCACATTGCCAATGTTGCAAGCACGACGTTCATTGAGCGATGCATTATTCGTACATCGTGATATGGATGTCGATGcggaatcatttgaatttacaGATGTAAACAAAAAG CGAGCTGAAgctattttgaaaaattaccCAATTGAATATCGATGTGCGGCTGCCATTCCGTTGTTGGATCTTGCTCAACGTCAATACG GATGGCTCCCATTGAAAGCAATGAATTATGTTGCCGATTATATTGGCATGCCACGAATGCGTGTATACGAAGTGGCCACATTCTACACAATGTTTAATCGAACACCCGTGGGTAAATATCATGTACAAGTTTGCACGACCACACCATGTATGCTAAGAGGATCTGAAGAAATTCTCGAAGCTTGTAAAGAATTCTGCAAAGGTGACCCTAATTTCACCGTTAACGAAGTTGAATGTGCAGGTGCTTGTGTCAATGCACCAGTATTATCGGTCaacgatgattattatgaagaTTTGACACGCGAAGATGTTAAACACATCATCGGTGAATTGAAAGCTGGCCGTAAACCAAAACCAGGTCCAACTGAACGGAGTGGACGTTTTTCATGTGAACCTTCAGGTGGTTTAACTTCATTAACAGCGAAACCATATGGCCCTGGATTTAAAGTACGAAGCGATCTTTAA
- the Fntb gene encoding farnesyl transferase beta subunit isoform X1, translating to MNYEKKCFALHRRFNDDGYATRTTIEQMRVEKSIEHRYDVYFENDSDDDESVLKIILFRAEHIEYLKNGLFKPLDHHFYVLDTSRSWMVYWISLSLNLLGESDYLKEKSLQIISFLRNCESPHGGYGGGPNQEPHLAATYAAVNAIVTIGNDIAFNSLNRVAIEKFLRRMQQPNGSFTLHESGEVDIRGAYCALSVAKLLHIPTYPESDLFHGTADWILSCQTYEGGFGAAPGHEAHGGYTFCGVAALALLDQLDRCDFDALMHWTANRQLSFEGGFSGRTNKLVDGCYSFWNGAVLPILQSWRVGKNQMVSLDRWLFDQEALQEYVLICCQNHPGGGLVDKPGKNRDFYHTCYTLSGLSIAQNSFNSRIVIGVSDNLVEPIHPVFNIPCQSLEALREYLKRKDNQEELK from the exons ATGAACTACGAAAAGAAATGTTTTGCTCTCCATCGccgattcaatgatgatggttatgcAACACGAACTACTATCGAACAG ATGCGCGTTGAAAAATCTATTGAACATCGTTATGATGtctattttgaaaatgatagtgatgatgatgaatccgTTCTCAAAAT aattttatttcgaGCTGAACATATTGAATATCTCAAAAATGGCCTATTCAAAcctttggatcatcatttttacgTATTGGATACTTCACGTTCGTGGATGGTCTATTGGATTAGtttgtcattgaatttgttagGCGAATCTGATTATCTAA AAGAGAAAAGTCTTCAAATTATTAGCTTCCTACGGAATTGTGAATCACCACATGGTGGATATGGTGGTGGCCCAAACCAAGAGCCACATCTGGCCGCAACATATGCAGCTGTGAATGCCATAGTAACCATTGGTAATGATATTGCCtttaattcattgaatcgtGTTGCAATCGAAAAATTTCTCCGTCGTATGCAACAACCAAATGGTTCATTTACCTTACATGAATCCGGTGAAGTTGATATCAG GGGAGCTTATTGCGCTTTGTCCGTTGCCAAGCTGTTACACATTCCAACTTATCCAGAATCCGATCTTTTTCACGGTACAGCGGATTGGATCCTTTCATGTCAAACATATGAAGGTGGATTTGGTGCTGCTCCGGGTCATGAAGCTCATGGTGGTTATACGTTTTGTGGTGTAGCAGCGTTAGCTTTGCTCGATCAACTCGATCGTTGCGATTTTGATGCTTTGATGCATTGGACAGCCAATCGACAGCTTTCATTCGAAGGTGGATTCAGTGGACGTACAAATAAATTGGTTGATGGCTGTTATTCTTTCTGGAATGGTGCTGTTTTACCGATTTTGCAGAGTTGGAGGGTAGGCAAAA ATCAAATGGTCTCGTTAGATCGTTGGCTATTTGATCAGGAAGCATTACAAGAATATGTGTTGATTTGTTGTCAAAATCATCCCGGCGGTGGTCTAGTTGATAAACCTGGAAAAAATCGTGATTTCTATCATACCTGCTATACTTTATCTGGTTTATCCATAGctcaaaattctttcaatagTCGAATCGTTATCGGTGTATCCGATAATTTAGTG GAACCGATACATCCGGTATTCAATATACCTTGCCAATCATTAGAAGCATTACGTGAATATCTCAAACGAAAGGACAATCAAgaagaattgaaataa
- the Fntb gene encoding farnesyl transferase beta subunit isoform X2, with product MNYEKKCFALHRRFNDDGYATRTTIEQMRVEKSIEHRYDVYFENDSDDDESVLKIILFRAEHIEYLKNGLFKPLDHHFYVLDTSRSWMVYWISLSLNLLGESDYLKKSLQIISFLRNCESPHGGYGGGPNQEPHLAATYAAVNAIVTIGNDIAFNSLNRVAIEKFLRRMQQPNGSFTLHESGEVDIRGAYCALSVAKLLHIPTYPESDLFHGTADWILSCQTYEGGFGAAPGHEAHGGYTFCGVAALALLDQLDRCDFDALMHWTANRQLSFEGGFSGRTNKLVDGCYSFWNGAVLPILQSWRVGKNQMVSLDRWLFDQEALQEYVLICCQNHPGGGLVDKPGKNRDFYHTCYTLSGLSIAQNSFNSRIVIGVSDNLVEPIHPVFNIPCQSLEALREYLKRKDNQEELK from the exons ATGAACTACGAAAAGAAATGTTTTGCTCTCCATCGccgattcaatgatgatggttatgcAACACGAACTACTATCGAACAG ATGCGCGTTGAAAAATCTATTGAACATCGTTATGATGtctattttgaaaatgatagtgatgatgatgaatccgTTCTCAAAAT aattttatttcgaGCTGAACATATTGAATATCTCAAAAATGGCCTATTCAAAcctttggatcatcatttttacgTATTGGATACTTCACGTTCGTGGATGGTCTATTGGATTAGtttgtcattgaatttgttagGCGAATCTGATTATCTAA AGAAAAGTCTTCAAATTATTAGCTTCCTACGGAATTGTGAATCACCACATGGTGGATATGGTGGTGGCCCAAACCAAGAGCCACATCTGGCCGCAACATATGCAGCTGTGAATGCCATAGTAACCATTGGTAATGATATTGCCtttaattcattgaatcgtGTTGCAATCGAAAAATTTCTCCGTCGTATGCAACAACCAAATGGTTCATTTACCTTACATGAATCCGGTGAAGTTGATATCAG GGGAGCTTATTGCGCTTTGTCCGTTGCCAAGCTGTTACACATTCCAACTTATCCAGAATCCGATCTTTTTCACGGTACAGCGGATTGGATCCTTTCATGTCAAACATATGAAGGTGGATTTGGTGCTGCTCCGGGTCATGAAGCTCATGGTGGTTATACGTTTTGTGGTGTAGCAGCGTTAGCTTTGCTCGATCAACTCGATCGTTGCGATTTTGATGCTTTGATGCATTGGACAGCCAATCGACAGCTTTCATTCGAAGGTGGATTCAGTGGACGTACAAATAAATTGGTTGATGGCTGTTATTCTTTCTGGAATGGTGCTGTTTTACCGATTTTGCAGAGTTGGAGGGTAGGCAAAA ATCAAATGGTCTCGTTAGATCGTTGGCTATTTGATCAGGAAGCATTACAAGAATATGTGTTGATTTGTTGTCAAAATCATCCCGGCGGTGGTCTAGTTGATAAACCTGGAAAAAATCGTGATTTCTATCATACCTGCTATACTTTATCTGGTTTATCCATAGctcaaaattctttcaatagTCGAATCGTTATCGGTGTATCCGATAATTTAGTG GAACCGATACATCCGGTATTCAATATACCTTGCCAATCATTAGAAGCATTACGTGAATATCTCAAACGAAAGGACAATCAAgaagaattgaaataa
- the LOC124491488 gene encoding active breakpoint cluster region-related protein: MNNKRFNKKSITTNNQNKVPYMRTFSLEPNVPSSSTKSNRNMIKRLQQTDKTESSSQLSDYNNIYDTVAPDDSDGIDHDDDPNNDKANEDCDNRTNEHNLTSNDEEMETSSQEMLSRSSSTDELSNYVNIDYFLRKNSVGRSNSNIPVASRLSSSGNRKISSSGLNVEESENENETLSSMKSSSDYDHFGSSDNLLKQFQIPANDTAKSSYNSIGTTTSTSSASSLRLRNAKLLNKESNNIESNYPSISLMSTFTPPPSIHDKEFNFFKPTAQTLTTTSQETSLSEKDENFAYSEGSDFNQLMDTSSSSPQPKNIPSTSSPSAIALETDFYAFADIIHHDTIATTTGTIADNLDSINTSDDSLDRDEKSISTKFEHQGSLKSTITNNNFNIENLIDEDNKRMNVNKTTYTTESDQSQQMQWSIVRSIIDSETIYLDCLNTLNKYRKAFESASKGDNALISIEDLDTIFYRIANLYDIHNAFLAGLKKVEHGFKLRHSSMMADSKLAAKLIGKQSIGELFNRLAEQLPVYADFLRNYSKAIETANRCSANNLRFFDIIKSIKLASAHVQFSNLVDMLHEPVARLQKNALVLHDLLKYTENDDDQRLLKNALRLNQKFLNDLNLDAARRLFMTHDKFKRRLVKESFIIESGDRRKLRHLFLFNDVIVSAKYKASSKQKFTFELRWFQMLNDIVLDSVSNLLILTNSSESSQSCSTIQPQSSSSSVQHTLNGNTNNSNQSNQHELEKESKDIQTTANLISSLKSRAFSARLDLYIEEKRKGHTKQSDRLRKKISELESELSLYLPQLKFSFRVKNNPSKYYTFFLSSEYERNCWIDAIKTLQQHASSEEHANIHVLQKWIESCRKSINVNCGSFLLRSNKDETLRYGDLQMRLVDLGNFHYHADLFIVIETDSFGHYFKRAVARYLMRDFIQKQNRCQEFLIELEGSQIVRFLLYEKCQQQQISDYSDKNGDENRIHQLNGKAIFELTSSCASTEPKLSEIQIGDYTLCFETRFIPWNSIMETIPPNKIYGAFGVSISQVCKKEKSTIPYLILSCILEVERRGLREVGIYRVSGLSSEVQKLKKAFETNPRDACYLIRETDIHSVTGLLKLYLRELPESLFTNDMYQKYFEARDLKNSEEKEMKMTSLLAKLIEPNQSTVIKLIEHLVLINHFEEDNKMSLNNLATVFGPTMLRTNSSSTTTSSSTSAMGHSSSGSKNSILSSSATAASHQQMIGFGGSSNANQMVPNITPLMINTDLFTASTIDVMAQADILYFFLRRKADGYSLTSVDHQEETSL, encoded by the exons atgaacaacaaaaggtttaataaaaaatcaataacgACAAATAATCAGAATAAAGTACCATATATGCGAACATTTAGCTTGGAACCAAatgttccatcatcatcgaccaaATCAAATCGCAACATGATTAAAAGATTACAACAAACAGATAAaaccgaatcatcatcacagctttcagattataataatatctACGATACAGTAGCACCTGATGATTCTGATGGCATTGATCACGATGATGAcccaaataatgataaagcAAATGAAGATTGTGATAATCGAACTAATGAACATAATTTGACAAGTAATGACGAAGAGATGGAAACCTCTAGTCAAGAAATGTTAagccgatcatcatcaacagatgAACTTTCCAATTATGttaatattgattattttttgcgGAAAAATTCAGTTGGTCGTTCCAATTCTAACATACCAGTTGCATCTCGTTTATCATCAAGTggtaatagaaaaatttcttccTCTGGTTTAAATGTAGAAGAatcagaaaatgaaaatgaaacctTATCGAGTATGAAATCCTCATCggattatgatcattttggttcaagtgataatttattaaaaCAGTTTCAAATTCCTGCCAACGATACGGCAAAAAGTTCGTACAATTCGATTGGTACGACAACTAGTACTTCATCGGCATCGAGTCTTCGACTCCGAAAcgcaaaattattgaataaagaatCCAACAATATAGAATCAAATTATCCTTCCATTAGTTTGATGTCGACATTTACACCGCCGCCTTCGATTCATGAcaaagaatttaatttttttaaaccaACAGCTCAAACATTGACTACTACTTCGCAGGAGACATCTTTAAGTGAAAAAGACGAAAATTTTGCCTATAGTGAGGGGTCGGATTTCAATCAGTTGATGGatacatcttcatcatcaccacaacCGAAAAATATTCCATCCACTTCTTCACCATCAGCCATAGCATTGGAAACGGATTTCTATGCATTCGCCgatattattcatcatgatactatcgcaacaacaacagggaCCATAGCTGATAATCTTGATTCCATTAATACTTCTGATGATTCATTGGACCGTGATGAAAAATCcatatcaacaaaatttgaacatCAGGgatcattgaaatcaaccataacaaataataattttaatattgaaaatttgatagATGAAGATAATAAACGTATGAACGTTAATAAGACGACGTATACGACCGAATCCGATCAATCACAGCAAATGCAATGGAGTATTGTACGCAGTATAATCGATAGTGAAACTATCTATCTGGATTGTCTAAACACATTGAACAAATATCGTAAAGCATTCGAATCGGCATCCAAAGGTGATAATGCCCTCATATCCATAGAAGATTTAGATACCATATTCTATAGGATTGCCAATTTATATGATATACATAATGCATTCCTAGCCGGATTGAAAAAAGTTGAACATGGTTTTAAATTACGACATTCATCCATGATGGCTGATTCAAAATTAGCGGCAAAATTGATTGGCAAACAATCGATTGGTGAATTGTTCAATCGGTTAGCCGAACAATTACCTGTGTATGCAGATTTTTTGCGCAATTATTCAAAAGCAATTGAAACTGCTAATCGTTGCAGTGCTAATAATTTACGTTTTTTCGACATCATCAAG tcTATCAAATTGGCATCCGCTCATGTTCAATTTAGTAATCTTGTTG ATATGTTACACGAACCAGTGGCTCGTCTTCAAAAGAATGCATTGGTTTTACATGATTTGCTCAAATATacagaaaatgatgatgatcaacgtTTGCTTAAAAACGCCTTGagattaaatcaaaaatttctcaATGATTTAAATCTAGATGCCGCACGACGATTATTCATG ACACATGACAAATTCAAGCGTCGTTTAGTGAAAGAAAGTTTCATTATAGAAAGTGGTGATCGCCGTAAATTACGACATTTATTCCTATTCAACGATGTGATCGTATCAGCCAAATATAAAGCTTCGTCCAA GCAAAAGTTTACATTTGAATTACGATGGTTTCAAATGCTCAACGATATCGTTTTGGATTCAGTTTCGAATCTTCTAATTCTAACCAATTCGTCtgaatcatcacaatcatgtTCAACAATTCAACCACagtcatcttcatcatccgTGCAGCACACATTGAATGGCAATACTAATAACAGTAACCAATCAAATCAgcatgaattggaaaaagaatcaaaagaTATTCAAACGACAGCTAATCTTATATCAAGCCTTAAATCACGAGCATTTTCTGCAAGGCTTGACTTGTATATTGAAGAAAAGCGAAAAGGCCATACAAAACAATCGGATCGATTACGAAAGAAAATATCTGAATTGGAATCGGAATTAAGCCTTTATTTACCTCAGCTTAAATTCTCATTCCGTGTAAAGAATAATCCAAGTAAATACTATACATTCTTTTTGTCTTCAGAATATGAACGCAATTGCTGGATTGATGCAATAAAAACATTACAACAGCATGCATCTTCTGAGGAACATGCAAACATACATGTGTTACAAAAATGGATCGAATCCTGTAGAAAA aGCATCAACGTTAATTGTGGTTCATTCCTGTTGCGTTCGAACAAAGATGAAACGCTCCGATATGGCGATCTGCAAATGCGTTTAGTCGATCTgggaaattttcattatcatgcCG ATTTATTTATCGTCATCGAAACCGATTCATTTGGTCATTATTTTAAACGAGCAGTTGCACGTTATCTGATGAGGGATttcatacaaaaacaaaatcggtGTCAGGAATTTCTAATTGAATTAGAAGGATCACAAATTGTccgatttttgttgtatgaaaaatgtcaacaacagcaaataAGTGATTATAGTGataaaaatggtgatgaaaatcgAATCCATCAACTGAATGGTAAAGCAATTTTCGAGTTGACTTCTTCTTGTGCTAGTACGGAGCCGAAACTGTCGGAAATTCAGATCGGTGAT TATACATTATGTTTCGAAACCCGTTTCATTCCATGGAATTCGATTATGGAAACAATTCCACCAAATAAAATCTATGGTGCATTTGGTGTTAGTATTAGTCAAGTTTGCAA aaaagaaaaaagtacCATACCATATCTGATATTAAGCTGTATATTGGAAGTGGAGCGTCGTGGCCTACGTGAAGTAGGTATTTATCGTGTATCTGGTCTTTCAAGTGAAGTTCAAAAGCTTAAAAAAGCATTCGAAACAA ATCCACGTGATGCGTGCTATCTAATCAGAGAAACCGATATACATTCGGTGACTGGTCTGTTGAAATTATATCTTAGAGAATTGCCTGAATCATTGTTTACCAATGATATGtatcaaaaatatttcgaAGCCAGAG ATCTGAAAAATTCTGAAGAAAAAGAGATGAAAATGACATCATTATTAGCAAAATTAATTGAACCAAATCAATCCACagtaatcaaattgatcgaaCATTTAgtattgatcaatcattttgaagAGGATAATAAAATGTCATTGAATAATCTGGCTACTGTATTTGGACCAACGATGTTACgtacaaattcatcatctacaACCACTTCATCTTCTACATCAGCAATGGGTCATTCGTCATCTGGCAgtaaaaattctattttatCTTCATCAGCGACGGCCGCAagtcatcaacaaatgatcGGATTTGGCGGTTCTAGCAATGCTAATCAAATGGTGCCTAATATTACGCCATTAATGATCAATACAGACCTGTTCACAGCATCGACTATCGATGTCATGGCTCAAGCAGATAtcctttattttttccttcGTCGTAAAGCTGATGGTTATTCACTTACATCAGTTGATCATCAGGAAGAAACTTCCCTTTGA
- the LOC124491505 gene encoding macrophage migration inhibitory factor, whose translation MPTLIIRTNVAGSKVPANFTKDMVKIVAQTLGKPESYVVVMVHSDANLNWGGVEEPAAVCTLSSIGKISRDENKKSSAVIQKAIESKLGISTSRQYLVFEDLKKENVGYQSTTFDDLI comes from the exons ATGCCAACATTGATCATTCGAACGAATGTGGCTGGTTCGAAAGTTCCGGCTAATTTTACAAAAGATATGGTCAAAATCGTTGCACAAACATTAGGCAAACCAGAAAGCTATGTGGTTGTCATGGTACATAGTGATGCCAATCTGAATTGGG gTGGGGTCGAAGAACCAGCAGCCGTTTGTACTCTATCGAGCATTGGTAAAATTTCTCGcgatgagaataaaaaatcttCGGCTGTCATTCAAAAAGCAATTGAATCTAAACTTGGAATATCAACATCCCGTCAATATCTAGTGTTTGAggatttgaaaaaagaaaatgttggCTACCAATCGACTACATTCGATGATTTGATCTAG
- the LOC124491497 gene encoding LOW QUALITY PROTEIN: innexin inx3 (The sequence of the model RefSeq protein was modified relative to this genomic sequence to represent the inferred CDS: deleted 1 base in 1 codon) has product MRTEMTKRLDAIIYRHLALNIYGFYFGRLIILSSIGYSIIEQYLGSIHCQGNSKIRDQFIRDVCLQGKNDFVEHRMFLSSKRLVDYSDRSYSYYPWVILLLFVQGMLAKLSGEWLHRSQHHKLKQLNRIKQYVRNAQIAPELFCYSSRNIKRQKRIQQIISFFYNFLVDSSGNQNYLIDYFTSLIFCVVTLFIQMIILDSSFDGQYLSLGIRFLLYYHFEQDKSLKILQSIDDINPLPQLFPYVIGCRFRNHGPSGSSFVADYVCTLNMNIVNAYIYLVGWFIYIFISICLLWSILKLPTELLLTIRSSHIKKRLNTEWKLLITDSNISDDYYQQFLIKTKISASTIVLIRLARIDLKNLTETLGLLKSKLAILNAKNSYI; this is encoded by the exons ATGCGAACTGAAATGACAAAACGATTAGATGCTATCATTTATCGACATTTAGCCCTTAACATTtatggtttttattttggccgtttaattatattatcatcgataGGTTATAGTATAATCGAACAATATCTTGGTTCAATTCATTGCCAAGGTAATTCGAAAATACGAGATCAATTCATAAGAGATGTTTGTCTTCaaggaaaaaatgatttcgttgaacatcgaatgtttttatcatcaaaacgaTTGGTTGATTACTCTGATCGATCATATTCTTATTATCCATGGGTTATTCTTTTGCTGTTTGTACAG GGTATGTTGGCTAAATTATCAGGTGAATGGCTACACCGGAGTCAACATcataaattgaaacaattaaaTCGTATAAAACAATATGTACGAAATGCTCAAATCGCACCGGAATTGTTTTGTTACTCGAGCCGTAATATAAAACGACAGAAACGAATACAACAAattatcagttttttttataattttcttgTCGATTCATCgggaaatcaaaattatcttattgattattttacaTCATTGATATTCTGCGTGGTAACGTTATTCATACAAATGATCATCCTTGATTCAAGTTTCGATGGTCAATATCTGAGCTTAGGCATACGATTCCTGTTATACTATCATTTTGAGCAAGACAAGTCTTTGAAGATATTACAATCGATCGACGATATAAACCCATTACCTCAACTATTTCCTTATGTAATTGGATGTCGATTTAGAAATCACGGCCCT TCCggttcatcatttgttgcaGATTATGTTTGTACATTAAACATGAACATTGTCAATGCCTATATCTATCTTGTCGGTTggtttatttatatttttatcagTATCTGTTTATTATGGTCTATCTTGAAATTACCGACTGAATTGCTATTGACAATAAGATCGTCACATattaaaaaaagattgaataCCGAATGGAAGTTGTTGATCACTGATTCTAACATTTCTGATGactattatcaacaatttttgataaaaacaaaaatttctgcATCGACAATAGTTTTG ATTCGTTTAGCCagaattgatttaaaaaatttaaccgAAACTTTGGGGTTGCTAAAATCCAAATTGGCCATATTAAATGCAAAAAATAGCtacatttaa